From the genome of Halonatronomonas betaini, one region includes:
- a CDS encoding aminoglycoside N(3)-acetyltransferase gives MSEDSIIKDSDFPVTKSRLIEDLHSGGLRSGEKIIVHSSLSSLGWVCGGPITLIQAFMDIVTEKGNIVMPAHSEDYTEPSYWKNPPVDEAWWDTIRKEMPAYQPEITPCGSIGVVPETFRKFPGVKRSSHPAVSFTAWGQDSNYIISNHSLENSLGQNSPLGKIYDLKGKILLIGVNHDRNTSLHLAEHKANFQKEKELQGSPIIRDQKRVWVEYEDLKYDDSDFIDVGEAFENKNNYQEFNIGHTTARLLPQKALVDYAAKWFSKNRK, from the coding sequence ATGAGTGAAGATTCGATAATTAAAGATAGCGACTTTCCTGTAACAAAATCTAGATTAATCGAAGATTTACATTCTGGAGGGTTAAGATCAGGAGAAAAAATTATAGTACATTCATCTTTAAGTTCACTTGGCTGGGTATGCGGTGGCCCGATTACACTAATTCAAGCATTTATGGATATAGTAACCGAAAAAGGGAATATTGTTATGCCAGCTCACAGCGAAGACTACACTGAACCTTCATACTGGAAAAACCCACCAGTTGATGAAGCATGGTGGGATACTATAAGAAAAGAAATGCCTGCCTATCAGCCAGAAATAACCCCCTGCGGAAGTATTGGAGTTGTCCCTGAGACTTTCAGAAAGTTTCCAGGAGTTAAAAGAAGCTCCCATCCTGCAGTATCTTTTACAGCCTGGGGTCAAGACAGTAATTATATTATATCAAATCATAGTCTGGAAAATTCTCTTGGACAAAATTCTCCACTAGGAAAAATATATGATTTGAAGGGTAAAATTCTATTAATTGGAGTAAACCATGATCGTAATACATCACTTCATCTTGCTGAACATAAGGCGAATTTTCAAAAAGAAAAAGAACTTCAGGGCAGCCCTATAATTCGAGATCAAAAAAGAGTCTGGGTAGAATATGAAGATTTAAAATACGATGATTCAGATTTTATAGATGTTGGTGAGGCTTTTGAAAACAAAAATAATTATCAGGAATTTAATATCGGGCATACAACTGCTAGGCTTTTACCTCAAAAAGCTTTAGTTGATTATGCAGCTAAATGGTTTAGTAAAAATAGAAAATAA
- a CDS encoding sensor domain-containing diguanylate cyclase/phosphohydrolase → METEISREKQLKKEKLIAEALFENSTSAIVLLDNNHRIINFNQKFTEKFGYELDEIKGEHIDDILERNKPGSADLSITERTLSGEQVKTEGIRYDRDGKPIHFLIKGVPILIDGEVEGIYGIYDDITKIKETRKKLEVKEEQYRKLFNKSPVGMLLIERDGNILKVNDNHCKISGYSKDEIVGSNIFETVVPPEYKKEARDNIDDILSGVDKEYIGKSIDKNGETYYILFKETRIKMPDGSYAVLSMQLDYTEYKEQQEKIEYISFHDKLTGLYNRFFMEEEIERLNTKRQLPISIIMADVNGLKLINDTYGHEQGDEILKRVSKVLLKSVRKEDIVARWAGDEFLILLPQTDKEDIDQIRLRIKEECKKTEADEIPIALGVGVATKTKNNENIYDTIHRADKNMYQDKLIDSKSSKNKIVQSFLNTLGAKSDETEEHAMRMAKVAFSLGENMNLSNEELNNLSLLATLHDIGKVTIPADILNKPGKLTEEEWDIITEHPETGYRIAINTEEFAKVARAILCHHERWDGSGYPQGLKGRDIPLLARIITIVDAYDVMTNGRPYKKAISKKEAVKEIQKCAGSQFDPELVDKFKELMLNN, encoded by the coding sequence ATGGAAACTGAAATTTCTAGGGAAAAACAATTAAAAAAAGAAAAATTAATTGCAGAGGCATTATTTGAAAATAGCACCTCTGCTATTGTGCTGCTTGATAATAATCACAGGATAATTAATTTTAATCAGAAGTTTACTGAGAAATTTGGATATGAACTCGATGAGATAAAGGGTGAACATATTGACGATATCTTAGAAAGAAATAAGCCTGGCAGTGCTGATTTAAGTATTACAGAACGGACATTATCTGGTGAACAGGTGAAGACAGAGGGAATCAGGTATGATCGAGATGGTAAACCAATTCATTTTTTAATTAAAGGAGTACCGATTTTAATTGATGGTGAAGTAGAAGGAATTTATGGCATTTATGATGATATAACTAAGATAAAAGAAACAAGAAAAAAACTAGAGGTTAAAGAGGAACAGTATCGAAAGTTGTTTAATAAATCTCCAGTGGGAATGTTATTGATAGAAAGAGATGGGAATATCTTGAAAGTCAATGATAACCATTGTAAAATTTCAGGTTACTCAAAGGATGAAATAGTAGGTAGTAATATATTTGAAACTGTTGTGCCGCCAGAGTACAAAAAAGAAGCCAGGGATAATATTGATGATATTTTATCAGGAGTAGATAAAGAATATATAGGAAAAAGCATTGATAAAAATGGAGAAACTTATTATATTTTATTTAAAGAAACTAGAATAAAGATGCCAGATGGCAGTTATGCTGTACTATCTATGCAACTTGATTATACTGAATATAAAGAGCAGCAGGAAAAAATAGAATATATTAGTTTTCATGATAAATTGACTGGTCTATATAATCGTTTTTTTATGGAAGAAGAGATTGAACGGTTAAATACAAAAAGACAATTACCTATTAGTATAATTATGGCAGATGTTAATGGTTTAAAGTTAATCAATGATACATATGGACATGAACAGGGCGATGAAATTTTAAAGAGAGTAAGTAAAGTACTCCTGAAATCTGTTAGGAAAGAAGATATTGTTGCCCGCTGGGCTGGTGATGAATTTTTAATATTATTACCTCAGACTGATAAAGAAGATATAGACCAGATTAGATTAAGAATAAAAGAGGAATGTAAAAAAACAGAGGCAGATGAGATACCTATTGCTTTAGGAGTTGGTGTTGCAACAAAAACAAAAAATAATGAGAATATTTATGATACTATTCATAGAGCAGATAAGAATATGTATCAGGATAAACTGATAGATAGTAAAAGTAGTAAAAATAAAATAGTTCAGAGTTTTTTAAATACCCTTGGAGCTAAAAGCGATGAAACTGAGGAACATGCTATGAGAATGGCTAAGGTAGCCTTTAGCCTTGGAGAGAACATGAACTTATCGAATGAAGAATTAAATAATTTAAGTCTTTTGGCTACATTACATGACATTGGAAAAGTTACAATACCAGCTGATATTTTAAATAAGCCAGGAAAATTAACTGAAGAAGAATGGGATATTATTACAGAACATCCTGAGACAGGCTATAGAATAGCAATTAATACCGAAGAGTTTGCTAAGGTAGCCAGGGCGATTCTGTGTCATCATGAGCGCTGGGATGGTTCTGGTTATCCCCAGGGTTTAAAAGGTAGAGATATCCCTCTTCTTGCTAGGATTATAACTATAGTTGATGCATATGATGTTATGACTAATGGTAGGCCATACAAGAAAGCCATATCAAAAAAAGAGGCAGTCAAAGAAATTCAAAAGTGTGCAGGCAGTCAATTTGATCCTGAATTAGTTGATAAATTTAAAGAATTAATGTTAAATAATTAG
- a CDS encoding phage holin family protein: protein MLIKLMITMFAIWFAAWLVPGIAINTPATGFVAALILGLINILIKPIFTILTLPLTILTLGLFLLVLNGLMLMLAAYFVPGFYVSSLMAAIFGSIVISFVTSLLSGGK from the coding sequence TTGCTTATAAAACTTATGATAACAATGTTTGCTATCTGGTTTGCAGCCTGGTTAGTTCCTGGTATAGCAATTAATACGCCAGCAACAGGATTTGTGGCTGCTTTGATATTAGGTTTAATCAATATATTGATTAAACCTATATTTACAATACTAACCTTACCATTAACTATTTTAACACTTGGGTTATTTTTGTTAGTTCTTAATGGACTGATGCTTATGCTGGCAGCTTATTTTGTACCTGGTTTTTATGTTTCAAGTTTGATGGCTGCAATTTTTGGTTCAATTGTAATTAGTTTTGTAACAAGCCTTTTATCTGGAGGCAAATGA
- a CDS encoding tripartite tricarboxylate transporter TctB family protein, producing the protein MQSIIKKFDKNFLVQLFVNIFFVVFGLIFYFESFNIRRGFQQIVGANEYPRYVALLLVILGVINIIRSAIKYHAGEREAEELKIFKEFRDAGDKIIPLFLLLILNILLTRIIGYFESGFVFMSLAIFILGPKTKIRFLKSIGFAIFITLILYLVFGIIMNIYLPPGLIF; encoded by the coding sequence TTGCAATCAATAATTAAAAAATTTGATAAAAATTTTTTGGTTCAGTTATTTGTTAATATTTTCTTTGTGGTTTTTGGTCTGATTTTTTATTTTGAATCATTTAATATTAGAAGAGGATTTCAGCAGATAGTTGGTGCTAATGAATATCCCAGGTATGTAGCTCTTTTACTTGTTATTTTAGGTGTTATAAATATAATTAGAAGTGCTATTAAATATCATGCCGGGGAAAGAGAAGCTGAAGAATTAAAGATTTTCAAGGAGTTTAGAGATGCAGGAGATAAAATTATTCCGCTTTTTTTATTGCTGATTTTAAATATTTTATTAACAAGGATAATTGGTTATTTTGAAAGTGGTTTTGTTTTTATGAGTCTGGCTATTTTTATTTTAGGTCCGAAAACAAAAATAAGATTTCTTAAATCTATAGGTTTTGCTATTTTTATAACTCTGATTTTATATCTTGTATTTGGTATTATTATGAATATTTATCTGCCTCCAGGGCTAATTTTTTAA
- a CDS encoding tripartite tricarboxylate transporter permease, which translates to MLSSLSQGAAIIFQFDVLLLLLGGTFLGLIFGAIPGLTATLALILLLPVTFGMEPAVGMAVLGALYIGGVSGGKIPAILLNMPGTPSSIATTFDGYPLCQQGYPGKALTYGIFSSFIGGLISMIALILIAPSLSVVTLNFQSYEYFILGIFGLTVVASTTGKSLINGLISATFGVLIATIGADPIAGVTRYTYGLRPLEGGIQLLVAMIGLFVITEVFTQSADVNKKYAYSSNKLDSMKLEFKVLAGQTKNFIRSSFIGLGLGMLPGAGGTVANFIAYDQAKKASKTPEKFGTGIIDGVVAAESANNAVSGGAYIPTITLGIPGNTVTAVILAGLITHGVTPGPSLFRNEVQLVYAMFIGLLVANVFMFILQHTVMIRFFKWALKIPKTILLPIIMMMSIAGTYNIRYSVNDLWVLVVFTAIGYILKKSGFPLTPMILGLILGPIMEQSLRTAMMATGGSITPFFTRPYSLGLIILTILSLGLTYVMNWIRNKKLKDIA; encoded by the coding sequence ATGTTATCCAGTTTATCACAGGGGGCTGCAATAATATTCCAGTTTGATGTGCTTTTATTGCTTTTAGGGGGCACTTTTTTAGGCTTGATTTTTGGTGCTATTCCTGGTTTGACTGCAACTCTGGCATTAATTTTACTTTTACCTGTTACTTTTGGGATGGAACCAGCTGTTGGAATGGCAGTATTAGGGGCTTTGTATATTGGCGGAGTTTCAGGTGGTAAGATTCCGGCAATTCTTCTTAATATGCCAGGGACTCCCTCATCAATTGCTACAACCTTTGATGGTTATCCATTATGTCAGCAGGGTTATCCAGGTAAAGCTTTAACTTATGGAATATTTTCATCATTTATTGGTGGGTTAATAAGTATGATAGCATTAATATTAATTGCACCTTCTCTTTCTGTTGTGACTTTAAATTTTCAAAGCTATGAATATTTTATTTTAGGAATTTTTGGTCTGACTGTTGTTGCAAGTACAACAGGGAAATCATTAATTAATGGATTAATCAGTGCAACTTTTGGAGTTTTAATAGCAACAATCGGAGCGGATCCAATTGCAGGGGTTACCAGATATACCTATGGCCTAAGGCCATTAGAAGGTGGAATACAATTACTGGTTGCAATGATTGGTTTATTTGTAATTACTGAGGTTTTTACTCAGTCTGCAGATGTCAATAAGAAGTATGCTTATTCTTCAAATAAATTGGATTCAATGAAATTAGAATTTAAAGTACTGGCAGGCCAGACGAAAAATTTTATTCGTTCGTCTTTTATTGGCCTTGGGCTGGGTATGCTTCCAGGAGCTGGAGGAACCGTTGCTAACTTTATTGCTTATGATCAGGCAAAGAAAGCTTCTAAGACTCCTGAGAAATTTGGAACTGGAATAATTGATGGTGTTGTAGCTGCAGAATCAGCGAATAATGCTGTTTCTGGAGGGGCTTATATACCAACCATAACTTTAGGAATTCCTGGTAACACTGTTACTGCTGTAATTCTTGCTGGTTTAATTACCCATGGGGTAACACCAGGGCCTTCATTATTTAGAAATGAAGTTCAGTTAGTTTATGCGATGTTTATTGGCCTCCTGGTGGCTAATGTATTTATGTTTATTCTCCAGCATACTGTTATGATCAGATTCTTTAAATGGGCATTAAAGATTCCTAAGACTATTCTTTTGCCAATAATTATGATGATGTCGATTGCTGGAACTTATAATATTCGCTATAGTGTTAATGACCTCTGGGTTTTAGTTGTTTTTACGGCTATTGGATATATTTTAAAGAAGTCTGGTTTTCCATTGACTCCAATGATTCTTGGTCTAATTTTAGGACCGATTATGGAACAATCTTTACGGACAGCAATGATGGCTACTGGAGGGAGTATAACTCCATTCTTTACCAGGCCATATTCATTAGGTTTAATAATTCTAACTATCTTAAGTTTAGGTTTGACTTATGTTATGAATTGGATTAGAAATAAGAAGTTAAAAGATATAGCTTAA
- a CDS encoding 4Fe-4S binding protein yields the protein MENVAFNIKTERTFSLIRKYAWIVTLTVGVGGLFFPYLGLLVPPIIVALTTMAFFKGRYWCGNFCPHGSFFDQVMMPISRNKFIPDILKTKPVIIFAFAFFSYRIGTSMYNIFQNLGVRPLPMSLGMIFSRTYLMVLIVGGGLSLLVAPRTWCQFCPMGSLEKMSHTLGKATGVADKFEEKITIESTDLCHECANCARVCPMQIKPYKEFQDNDSNQLENQNCIRCRTCVENCPAGILSLENVESPVQSVEEDELDYYNKEVLTTEIEKIKVLREGVKEFSFRLKDPASIDAEPGQFILVKVSDKHDMFKAYSISGIEDGGSLIKVSVMKVTQGYGTSIMFEEFEEGMEIELKGPMGHELIIDKDSEGILLVAGGIGITPFLPIVEDMVENPGNSQTVKLIYGVNKERDFLYRDFFEEMDKKSDIFEFIPVVAFDESWDGEKGFVTNVMDKMDLNKYKIYMCGPGPMESAAESLLKEKDFELDHLYAETTG from the coding sequence ATGGAAAATGTCGCATTTAATATTAAGACAGAAAGGACTTTCTCACTTATCAGGAAATATGCCTGGATTGTTACTTTAACTGTTGGTGTTGGAGGACTGTTTTTTCCTTATTTAGGATTATTAGTACCACCCATTATTGTTGCACTAACAACAATGGCGTTCTTTAAAGGCCGTTATTGGTGCGGAAATTTTTGTCCCCATGGTAGCTTTTTTGATCAGGTAATGATGCCGATAAGCAGGAATAAATTTATTCCTGATATCTTAAAAACAAAGCCAGTTATTATATTTGCTTTTGCCTTTTTTTCATATAGAATTGGAACAAGCATGTATAATATATTTCAAAATTTAGGGGTCAGGCCTTTGCCGATGTCTTTAGGAATGATTTTTTCTAGAACATATTTAATGGTTTTAATTGTAGGAGGGGGCTTATCATTGCTGGTTGCCCCTCGAACATGGTGTCAGTTTTGCCCAATGGGGTCATTAGAGAAAATGAGTCATACATTAGGAAAAGCTACTGGTGTAGCAGATAAATTTGAAGAGAAAATAACGATTGAATCAACTGATCTCTGTCATGAATGTGCAAATTGTGCTAGAGTCTGTCCGATGCAGATTAAACCTTATAAGGAATTTCAGGATAATGATTCAAATCAGCTTGAAAATCAAAACTGTATTCGCTGTCGAACCTGTGTGGAAAATTGTCCTGCAGGTATTCTCTCATTAGAAAATGTGGAATCTCCAGTCCAATCTGTTGAAGAAGATGAGTTGGATTATTATAATAAAGAAGTTCTAACAACTGAAATTGAAAAAATTAAAGTGTTAAGAGAAGGAGTAAAAGAATTTTCTTTCAGGCTCAAAGATCCAGCCAGTATTGATGCAGAACCTGGACAATTTATTTTAGTTAAAGTATCAGATAAGCATGATATGTTTAAAGCTTATTCTATTTCTGGAATAGAAGATGGTGGTAGTTTAATTAAAGTATCAGTTATGAAAGTTACTCAGGGTTATGGAACAAGCATAATGTTTGAGGAATTTGAAGAAGGTATGGAGATAGAGTTAAAAGGACCAATGGGGCATGAATTGATAATTGATAAAGACAGTGAAGGTATTCTCTTGGTTGCAGGTGGTATTGGGATAACCCCTTTCTTACCTATTGTTGAAGATATGGTTGAAAATCCTGGTAATTCCCAAACTGTAAAGCTTATTTATGGTGTGAATAAAGAAAGGGATTTTCTTTATCGTGATTTCTTTGAAGAGATGGATAAGAAAAGTGATATCTTTGAATTTATCCCGGTGGTAGCTTTTGATGAGAGCTGGGATGGCGAAAAGGGCTTTGTTACAAATGTTATGGATAAGATGGATTTAAATAAATATAAGATTTATATGTGCGGTCCAGGACCAATGGAGTCTGCTGCGGAAAGCTTATTAAAAGAAAAAGATTTTGAATTAGACCATCTATATGCAGAAACGACAGGCTAA
- a CDS encoding Bug family tripartite tricarboxylate transporter substrate binding protein has protein sequence MKRLIGLTLVLLLAFGIMATSVSADVWPTRDVRYVVPYDPGGLSDITARLIERVVREEDMLDVAFTVTNIAGASAGNAMVEVRDADPDGSMLLHHHTSFITHRAFGVRDWSYEAFTPIAMLFEVPQAAFALPGKYENFEEWVQYVREHPGETTFAGSSLGGGTHLMGEMLLDAAGIRDDLRYVAHGGGGAMTAAMYAEEDKMALTQLPTVMPEHKSGDFEILAVSSAERIPSLPDVPTFAELGYEVPMNTSHRMGVWGPPGMDQGIVDEIAAFFERVMTSERFQELAADNGLFVNFQDGATLLEYFENDEVIIYELLEEFDLLE, from the coding sequence ATGAAGCGTTTGATAGGTTTAACACTGGTTTTACTTTTAGCTTTTGGCATCATGGCGACTTCTGTTTCTGCTGATGTCTGGCCTACTAGAGATGTTAGGTACGTGGTTCCCTATGATCCCGGTGGATTGAGTGATATTACAGCCCGTCTAATTGAAAGAGTTGTTAGAGAAGAGGATATGCTTGATGTTGCTTTTACTGTTACTAATATTGCTGGTGCAAGTGCCGGTAATGCAATGGTGGAAGTAAGGGATGCAGATCCAGATGGATCAATGCTTTTACATCACCATACATCTTTTATTACCCACAGGGCATTTGGTGTTAGAGACTGGAGTTATGAAGCCTTTACACCTATAGCTATGTTATTTGAAGTTCCACAGGCTGCTTTTGCATTACCTGGGAAATATGAAAATTTTGAGGAATGGGTTCAGTATGTTCGCGAGCATCCAGGAGAGACAACTTTTGCAGGTAGCTCTTTAGGTGGTGGAACTCACTTAATGGGTGAAATGTTATTAGATGCTGCTGGTATTAGAGATGATCTTCGTTATGTTGCCCATGGTGGTGGCGGTGCAATGACTGCTGCTATGTATGCTGAAGAAGATAAGATGGCTTTAACTCAGCTACCAACAGTTATGCCTGAGCATAAATCTGGAGATTTTGAGATTTTAGCTGTATCATCAGCTGAAAGAATTCCATCTCTTCCTGATGTACCAACTTTTGCAGAATTAGGTTATGAAGTTCCTATGAATACAAGTCATAGAATGGGTGTCTGGGGTCCTCCAGGAATGGATCAGGGAATAGTTGATGAGATTGCAGCCTTCTTTGAAAGAGTTATGACAAGTGAACGCTTCCAGGAATTAGCTGCTGATAATGGTTTATTCGTTAATTTCCAGGATGGAGCAACTCTACTTGAGTATTTCGAAAATGATGAAGTAATAATTTATGAACTTTTAGAAGAGTTCGATCTATTAGAATAA
- a CDS encoding sigma-54 interaction domain-containing protein, with protein sequence MLFTNKNIVKYCQLILDIGQKVLSEPYRLAIYEEEDKSLISANFIEENIIFNEINISFDLILNDKVIGKLIIIDENLKTFNEVERQIINDFNNIKELISETVINLLIDQILIGQAKENLNRYKETFESLPKGVITADQQGIVTMINTAAEIATGFERSKIVGKRIMNIFKGTDLIEVLNKGITFFRKEISCNTKKGQRRVLVSASPIKEGLEIKGMVATITALEDARKVLDYFADEPFNNKRPELIGESLAFKSAWNKAIKVACSSSSVMIRGESGTGKELFAQAIHKNSMRKDYNFVSINCAAIPSELLESELFGYEAGAFTGAKKGGKPGKFELAHKGTIFLDEIGDMPIDLQAKILKVIQERSFFRIGGTEEINVDIRIISATNQNLENLVQENKFREDLFFRINVIPIFLPPLRERKEDILLLANYFIDIYKDKLKKNITGLSDQAKNLLKNYDFPGNVRELENMIEYAMNMETGEKITANNLPFINNQVRIKRGITEEFNLDKAVSRVEKDLIEEALEIFGRSTAGKLDAAKKLGVSKTTLYKKLNKYNIKK encoded by the coding sequence ATGTTATTTACTAATAAAAATATAGTAAAATACTGTCAGTTAATTCTTGATATAGGCCAGAAAGTTTTGTCAGAACCATATAGATTGGCTATATATGAGGAAGAAGACAAATCATTGATCTCAGCTAATTTTATAGAAGAAAATATTATATTTAATGAAATCAATATATCTTTTGATTTGATTTTAAATGATAAGGTTATTGGTAAACTAATAATTATTGATGAAAACCTTAAAACTTTTAATGAAGTTGAAAGACAAATAATTAATGATTTTAATAATATTAAAGAGCTAATTTCAGAAACTGTAATAAATTTATTAATAGATCAGATTTTGATTGGGCAGGCTAAAGAAAATTTAAATAGATATAAAGAGACTTTTGAGTCTTTGCCTAAAGGTGTAATAACTGCAGATCAACAGGGGATAGTTACCATGATAAATACAGCAGCTGAAATAGCTACTGGTTTTGAAAGAAGTAAGATTGTTGGTAAAAGAATCATGAATATATTCAAAGGCACAGACTTAATTGAGGTTTTAAATAAAGGTATAACATTTTTTAGAAAAGAGATCTCATGTAATACTAAAAAAGGTCAGAGAAGAGTTTTGGTTTCAGCATCCCCAATTAAAGAAGGACTTGAAATTAAGGGAATGGTAGCAACTATTACTGCTTTAGAGGATGCTAGAAAAGTTTTAGATTATTTTGCAGATGAACCATTTAATAATAAAAGACCAGAATTAATTGGTGAGAGTCTGGCTTTCAAATCGGCCTGGAATAAGGCAATAAAAGTGGCCTGTAGCAGTTCATCGGTCATGATCAGGGGGGAAAGTGGTACTGGAAAAGAACTATTTGCACAGGCAATTCATAAAAATAGTATGAGAAAAGATTATAACTTCGTTTCGATCAATTGTGCAGCAATACCATCTGAATTACTTGAAAGTGAACTATTTGGTTATGAAGCTGGAGCTTTTACTGGTGCAAAAAAGGGGGGCAAACCAGGAAAATTTGAATTAGCCCATAAAGGAACTATTTTTTTGGATGAAATCGGAGATATGCCAATTGATCTTCAGGCTAAGATTCTGAAAGTCATACAGGAACGAAGTTTTTTTAGAATCGGGGGTACTGAAGAGATTAATGTTGATATTAGAATAATATCTGCTACCAATCAAAATTTGGAGAATTTAGTTCAAGAAAATAAATTCAGAGAAGACTTATTTTTTAGAATAAATGTTATACCAATATTCTTGCCACCATTAAGAGAAAGAAAAGAAGATATATTATTACTGGCAAATTATTTTATTGATATTTATAAAGATAAACTTAAGAAGAATATTACCGGGCTTTCAGATCAGGCTAAAAATCTTCTTAAAAACTATGATTTCCCAGGAAATGTACGGGAATTAGAAAATATGATTGAATATGCAATGAATATGGAGACAGGAGAAAAAATAACAGCAAATAATCTACCTTTTATAAATAATCAGGTTAGAATCAAGAGGGGTATAACTGAAGAATTTAATCTTGATAAAGCAGTTTCAAGGGTAGAAAAGGATTTAATAGAAGAAGCTCTAGAGATATTTGGGAGATCAACAGCAGGGAAACTTGATGCTGCAAAAAAATTAGGAGTTAGTAAGACTACTCTTTATAAGAAGCTAAATAAATATAATATAAAAAAATAA
- a CDS encoding DUF554 domain-containing protein yields MTGTFVNVLAIIVGSFFGVLFRGRFTDNIQKIVMQGISLAVIIIGLEMALSIEGSNELLIVIFSLVIGGICGELLKIEKHLEEFGEKIKGKFESKNELFVQGFVQASLIYCVGAMAIMGAIQEGIQGDASLLFTKSLLDGTTAIAFASTAGIGVMFSAIPVLIYQGAITLFASQVELILTPAVISQLTATGGLLIVGIGLNILEVAKIKVGNMLPSILVAVILSYLIL; encoded by the coding sequence ATGACTGGAACATTTGTCAATGTACTGGCAATAATTGTTGGAAGTTTTTTCGGTGTCCTTTTTAGAGGGCGCTTTACAGATAATATTCAAAAAATAGTAATGCAGGGCATCTCCCTTGCTGTCATTATTATCGGCTTAGAGATGGCACTATCAATAGAAGGTTCAAATGAATTATTAATAGTAATATTTAGCCTGGTTATTGGTGGAATCTGTGGAGAATTATTAAAAATAGAAAAACATTTAGAAGAATTTGGTGAGAAGATTAAAGGTAAATTTGAAAGTAAAAATGAACTTTTTGTTCAGGGTTTTGTTCAGGCCAGCCTTATTTACTGTGTTGGCGCTATGGCAATTATGGGAGCTATCCAGGAGGGCATCCAGGGAGACGCTTCTCTGCTTTTTACTAAATCCTTATTGGATGGAACAACAGCCATTGCCTTTGCTTCAACTGCAGGCATTGGAGTTATGTTTTCAGCTATCCCTGTATTAATTTATCAGGGGGCAATAACTTTATTTGCATCTCAGGTTGAGTTAATTTTAACACCAGCAGTTATCAGTCAATTAACAGCAACTGGAGGCTTATTAATTGTTGGCATAGGTCTAAACATTCTAGAAGTTGCAAAAATTAAAGTTGGAAACATGCTGCCATCTATTTTGGTTGCAGTAATCCTCTCGTATTTAATATTATAA
- a CDS encoding epoxyqueuosine reductase, with protein sequence MALSIRDIKSIINETISDYTGNCNIISKWKEPLISVASADDLYFEKLKRIISEKHKNPDELLPGAESVITYFLPFAEEIPKSNEAGRDASLIWARAYIETNRLISIINKNLKKEIEDKGYNAAGPAATDNFSKKDLISYWSHKHVAWIAGLGRFGLHKMLITEAGSAGRIGSLVVDFELPVKARPTQELCLYYKDGSCKECIRNCVFGALEENSFNRQLCYSILKENAAKYNGSADVCGKCTVGVPCAIL encoded by the coding sequence ATGGCATTGTCAATCAGAGATATTAAGAGTATTATAAATGAAACAATTTCAGATTATACTGGTAATTGCAATATAATTTCTAAGTGGAAAGAACCTCTGATTTCCGTTGCTTCTGCTGATGATTTATATTTTGAAAAACTTAAAAGAATAATTAGTGAAAAACATAAAAATCCTGATGAATTATTGCCTGGAGCCGAATCAGTTATCACTTATTTTCTTCCTTTTGCTGAAGAGATACCTAAGTCTAATGAAGCTGGCAGGGATGCCTCTTTGATCTGGGCCAGGGCTTATATTGAGACTAATAGGTTAATATCGATTATTAATAAAAATCTCAAGAAAGAGATTGAAGATAAGGGCTATAATGCTGCAGGCCCAGCAGCTACAGATAATTTTTCAAAAAAAGATTTAATTAGTTACTGGTCCCATAAACATGTAGCCTGGATTGCTGGCCTTGGGAGGTTTGGTCTCCATAAAATGCTAATTACAGAAGCAGGTAGTGCCGGCAGAATAGGCAGTCTTGTTGTTGATTTTGAGCTACCAGTTAAAGCAAGACCTACTCAGGAACTTTGCCTTTATTACAAGGATGGTAGCTGTAAAGAATGTATTAGAAACTGTGTTTTTGGTGCATTAGAAGAAAATAGTTTCAATCGGCAGTTGTGCTATTCTATCCTCAAAGAAAATGCAGCTAAATACAATGGTTCGGCTGATGTCTGCGGCAAATGTACGGTTGGCGTCCCCTGCGCAATTTTATAG